From a region of the Vicinamibacterales bacterium genome:
- a CDS encoding tyrosine-type recombinase/integrase — MPRRANVEPGVHILRHMFCSHLTMRGAPARAIQELAGHQDLGTTQRYMHLSPAALDAAIRLLDGAQGRGGIVERRENRARTPGSIEENGGSAGSCTRVRKNIPVRIDDVKKRENARHQPRKISLSVSEAPVRASLPTTLILTGKAGQGGLSHPS, encoded by the coding sequence GTGCCGCGACGAGCGAACGTGGAACCCGGCGTGCATATCCTGCGGCACATGTTCTGTTCGCATCTGACGATGCGCGGCGCGCCGGCGCGGGCGATTCAGGAGCTCGCCGGTCATCAGGATCTCGGGACGACGCAGCGTTACATGCACCTGAGTCCGGCGGCGCTCGACGCAGCGATTCGATTGCTGGACGGCGCTCAAGGTCGTGGTGGGATCGTGGAGCGTCGGGAAAATCGGGCTAGAACGCCCGGTTCCATTGAAGAAAATGGTGGAAGCGCCGGAAGTTGCACCCGGGTCCGAAAGAACATCCCCGTAAGAATCGACGATGTGAAGAAGCGGGAAAACGCCAGGCACCAACCCCGAAAAATCTCGCTATCGGTGTCTGAGGCTCCGGTGAGAGCCAGCCTCCCAACGACTCTGATCCTCACCGGCAAGGCCGGTCAGGGCGGACTCTCACACCCTTCTTAG
- a CDS encoding DUF4440 domain-containing protein, whose amino-acid sequence MQKSVLFLLGVVCLVSACTASAPGEEFGMKDQAAIRERSDGFVKAFNAKSIDQVMGVYTENATFMPPNQPVLRGKDAVKMFYDDMMKAGATNLKVEAAEVSGHGPLAYQSGTYEMDLQPGKGPAEHDRGKYLFIARKMSGTWRYEYMVWNSDLPVAGR is encoded by the coding sequence ATGCAAAAGTCCGTACTGTTCCTCTTGGGTGTGGTGTGTCTCGTCTCGGCCTGCACGGCGTCGGCGCCGGGCGAGGAATTCGGGATGAAAGATCAAGCCGCGATCCGCGAGCGCAGCGACGGGTTCGTCAAGGCGTTCAACGCCAAATCGATCGATCAGGTGATGGGCGTCTACACGGAGAACGCGACGTTCATGCCGCCCAACCAGCCGGTGCTGCGCGGCAAGGACGCCGTCAAGATGTTCTACGACGACATGATGAAGGCGGGTGCGACGAATCTCAAGGTGGAGGCCGCCGAAGTCTCCGGCCATGGACCCCTCGCCTATCAGAGCGGCACCTATGAGATGGATCTCCAGCCCGGCAAGGGCCCGGCTGAACACGATCGCGGCAAGTACCTCTTCATCGCGCGCAAGATGAGCGGCACCTGGCGCTACGAGTACATGGTGTGGAATTCCGATTTGCCCGTCGCCGGGCGCTGA
- a CDS encoding 2-hydroxyacid dehydrogenase, with product MIEILAVDRLPAAVQNGLSGLFVLHQPSDVGDAERWLSDIGPRIRGLARGGHAPVDRQLIERLPRLEIIASFGVGYDAIDLVAAAERGVVVTNTPDVLTEEVADTAIGLLLMTVRELGAAERYLRAGRWAAQGPYPLSPSLRDRTVGIVGLGRIGMAIARRLDAMKVSVAYHSRRARADASYRYYPHLREMAADVDVLLVIVPGTAATRHLVDADVLAALGPNGVLINVGRGSVVDEAALIAALKNGTIRSAGLDVFAHEPQVPTELLALPNAVLLPHVGSASVYTRQAMGQLVVDNLRSWFQDGKPLTPVPETPWPARPASSAC from the coding sequence GTGATCGAGATCCTGGCCGTCGATCGTCTGCCGGCGGCGGTCCAGAACGGCCTGTCCGGCCTGTTCGTCCTCCATCAACCATCGGACGTAGGCGACGCCGAGAGGTGGCTGTCGGATATCGGCCCGCGCATCCGCGGGCTGGCCCGCGGCGGCCACGCACCCGTTGACCGACAGCTGATCGAGCGTCTGCCGCGTCTCGAGATCATCGCCAGCTTCGGCGTCGGCTACGATGCGATCGATCTGGTCGCCGCCGCCGAACGAGGCGTCGTCGTCACCAACACGCCCGACGTCCTCACCGAGGAGGTGGCGGACACGGCGATCGGTTTGCTGCTGATGACGGTGCGCGAGTTGGGCGCGGCGGAACGCTACCTGCGGGCCGGCCGCTGGGCGGCTCAAGGCCCCTATCCGCTTTCCCCCTCCCTTCGCGATCGGACGGTCGGCATCGTCGGACTGGGACGCATCGGCATGGCAATCGCGCGGCGGCTCGACGCCATGAAGGTCAGCGTGGCTTACCACTCGCGGCGGGCCCGCGCGGACGCGTCATACCGCTACTATCCGCACCTGCGGGAGATGGCCGCTGACGTAGACGTGCTGTTGGTGATCGTGCCGGGGACGGCCGCCACCCGACACCTCGTGGACGCAGACGTGCTCGCGGCGCTGGGACCCAACGGCGTCCTGATCAATGTCGGCCGCGGATCGGTGGTTGACGAAGCGGCGCTGATCGCGGCGCTGAAGAACGGCACGATCCGATCCGCCGGCCTCGATGTCTTCGCCCACGAGCCGCAGGTGCCGACGGAGCTCCTCGCGCTGCCCAACGCCGTCCTCCTCCCGCATGTCGGGTCGGCCTCGGTGTACACGCGCCAGGCGATGGGACAGCTCGTCGTCGACAACCTCAGGAGCTGGTTCCAGGATGGCAAGCCGCTGACGCCAGTCCCGGAGACCCCGTGGCCGGCGCGACCTGCCTCGAGCGCCTGCTGA
- a CDS encoding MFS transporter: MFAALRHRNFRLLWVGLLISFSGSLMQSAAILWHVSLLVPEGKRALALGMVGLVRVVPVIVFSLVSGVAADVYDRRKLMLVTQSLMAVFAAVLAALTWRGLTSVWPVYAISAVSAAAGAFDLPARQALTPNLVPRGELPNALTLNTIMFQVAAVTGPALGGIVIGQLGVAWAYAINAVSFLVVIGALLMMRGVGSVHIDAGIAGAKRAEFTLHAAMEGLRFVFRAPLIRSTMLLDFFATFFSSATALLPLYAQDILGVGAHGYGWLYAAPAVGAMVTSAVMVRAVDRIDRRGDWLIAAVAAYGLATVGFGVSRSFWLSFWCLAMTGATDTVSMVFRNLIRQLETPDHLRGRMVGVNMVFFMGGPQLGELEAGLLAQWLGAVVSVVSGGLGCVAATIAIATVTPALRAYRREPEKS, encoded by the coding sequence TTGTTCGCTGCCCTCCGCCATCGCAACTTCCGCCTCCTCTGGGTCGGCTTGCTGATTTCGTTTTCCGGCAGCCTCATGCAGAGCGCCGCGATTCTGTGGCACGTGTCGCTGCTCGTGCCGGAAGGCAAGCGGGCGCTGGCGCTCGGCATGGTCGGGCTCGTGCGCGTCGTCCCGGTCATCGTCTTTTCGCTCGTGAGCGGCGTGGCGGCCGACGTCTACGACCGCCGCAAGCTGATGCTGGTGACGCAGTCCCTGATGGCCGTCTTTGCGGCCGTGCTCGCCGCGCTCACGTGGCGCGGCCTGACCAGCGTCTGGCCCGTCTACGCGATTTCGGCCGTCAGCGCCGCAGCCGGCGCGTTCGACCTGCCGGCGCGGCAGGCGCTCACGCCCAATCTGGTCCCGCGCGGGGAGCTGCCGAACGCCCTGACACTCAACACGATCATGTTCCAGGTGGCCGCCGTGACCGGCCCCGCGCTCGGCGGCATCGTCATCGGGCAGCTCGGCGTCGCGTGGGCCTACGCGATCAACGCGGTCTCGTTTCTCGTCGTCATCGGCGCGCTGCTGATGATGCGCGGCGTCGGGAGCGTCCACATCGATGCCGGGATCGCCGGCGCCAAGCGCGCCGAATTCACGCTGCACGCCGCGATGGAGGGGCTGCGCTTCGTGTTCCGCGCGCCGCTCATCCGATCCACGATGCTGCTGGACTTTTTCGCGACGTTCTTCTCGTCGGCCACCGCGCTGCTGCCGCTCTACGCGCAGGACATCCTCGGCGTGGGCGCGCACGGCTACGGCTGGCTCTACGCGGCGCCGGCGGTGGGCGCGATGGTCACGAGCGCCGTCATGGTGCGGGCGGTGGATCGCATCGATCGCCGCGGCGATTGGCTGATTGCGGCGGTCGCCGCCTACGGCCTCGCGACCGTCGGGTTCGGCGTCTCACGGTCCTTCTGGCTCTCGTTCTGGTGTCTGGCGATGACGGGCGCAACCGACACCGTGAGCATGGTGTTCCGCAACCTGATTCGGCAGCTGGAGACGCCCGACCACCTGCGCGGCCGCATGGTCGGCGTCAACATGGTGTTCTTCATGGGCGGTCCCCAGCTCGGAGAGCTCGAGGCCGGGCTGCTGGCGCAGTGGCTGGGCGCGGTCGTGTCGGTGGTCAGCGGCGGGCTGGGTTGCGTTGCGGCGACGATCGCGATCGCGACAGTGACGCCGGCCCTGCGCGCCTACCGACGGGAGCCGGAAAAGAGTTAG
- a CDS encoding integrase arm-type DNA-binding domain-containing protein has product MARKALTDRFVAGVRRATRIVYFDSKAQGLALRVTPAGTKTWCFVYRRGGKPQWLTLGTYPAVTLADARTVARDKRHAIDVDKRDPVEELRAERQTAALTPAAAPAAVFTFVDLAALYETFAKGRKKTWKDDINKTNKYLIPAWGSLPVQAITRRHVHELLDTLVAKGMTTGVNRIQAVISRLFTVALDRSLVDAHPAARMMKRFQEKPSDRVLTDEELRELWAGLDVRPGPAADAMRLRLLLGQRGGEVIGMRWDEIDLKDQTWTLPGVRTKNGRPHSVPLGPTSTGILERLCSQRRANEDRVFPGLTADREDHRLLSAVHSGAYTWKDLRRTVSTRLAARGFREEVVGRTLNHARYTVTARHYIKHAYSRETRQALETWDRDLADIIAGRRAVSSGALAVPSAQRLDPVPGP; this is encoded by the coding sequence ATGGCCCGCAAAGCACTGACCGACCGATTCGTCGCGGGCGTTCGCCGGGCGACCCGCATCGTCTATTTCGATTCGAAGGCGCAAGGCCTCGCGCTTCGCGTCACTCCGGCGGGGACGAAGACGTGGTGCTTCGTCTACCGCCGCGGCGGCAAGCCCCAGTGGCTCACGCTTGGCACTTACCCCGCCGTGACGCTCGCCGACGCGCGAACCGTCGCCCGCGATAAACGCCACGCCATTGACGTCGACAAACGCGATCCCGTGGAGGAGTTGAGAGCGGAGCGTCAGACGGCCGCGCTCACCCCGGCGGCGGCGCCTGCTGCGGTGTTCACGTTCGTCGACCTCGCCGCCCTCTATGAAACGTTCGCCAAGGGAAGGAAGAAAACTTGGAAGGACGACATTAACAAGACAAACAAATACTTGATCCCCGCATGGGGATCGCTCCCCGTACAGGCGATCACCCGCCGTCACGTCCACGAGCTGCTCGATACGCTCGTCGCCAAGGGAATGACGACAGGCGTGAACCGAATCCAAGCGGTGATTTCCAGACTATTTACCGTAGCGCTGGACCGGTCCTTGGTGGACGCGCATCCCGCGGCCAGGATGATGAAGCGCTTCCAAGAGAAGCCATCTGATCGTGTCCTCACCGACGAGGAATTGCGCGAGCTCTGGGCCGGACTCGACGTTCGCCCGGGCCCCGCAGCGGACGCCATGAGACTGCGCCTGCTGCTCGGTCAGCGCGGAGGCGAGGTCATCGGTATGCGGTGGGACGAGATCGATCTCAAGGATCAGACGTGGACCTTACCTGGCGTGCGCACGAAGAATGGCCGGCCCCATTCCGTGCCACTGGGGCCGACATCAACCGGCATCCTCGAGCGACTCTGCTCGCAGCGACGCGCGAACGAAGACCGCGTCTTCCCCGGCCTCACGGCCGACCGTGAGGACCACCGATTACTGTCAGCGGTTCACTCGGGTGCGTACACGTGGAAGGATCTGCGTCGGACGGTGAGTACCAGACTGGCTGCGCGGGGATTTAGGGAAGAAGTCGTTGGGCGGACTTTGAACCACGCCCGATATACCGTCACCGCGCGACACTACATTAAACACGCCTATTCCCGAGAAACACGGCAAGCGCTCGAAACCTGGGACCGCGATCTCGCCGATATCATTGCCGGACGCCGTGCCGTGAGCAGTGGTGCTCTTGCGGTTCCAAGTGCTCAGCGCCTCGACCCCGTCCCGGGGCCCTAG